In one window of Bizionia sp. M204 DNA:
- a CDS encoding two-component regulator propeller domain-containing protein → MKIIQNKLFFILALFLVSNMVFSQDYSADWKGHFSFLNIQSVSRGETKMYVASDNAIFSFDTVSREMEQITTINGLSGELITTIYYSEAYGLVLVGFENGLMELFFEDDVDILSIVDIKDKQNIPPDSKRINHFNVVNNLVYVSTDYGISVYDLENLEFGDTYFIGDGGSQIQVNQTAVYNDFIYAACYDNGGVRKALISSPDLIDFQEWNRIRAGNYRFIQEVENNLYTIRNDHYLYRIGEDNLFSVLIRYNTLPNDMTSVDNKLLVTEKNKAFIYDNEFSEIAVVNPTADYPTEFSCATIFNDNQLYIGTKNILNQGKPGFGILETNLNDLTNFNEIHPDGPLLNTVFSVEIENSNLWCTFGGFSASFSFAGGIARTGLSNYKNEQWINKPYDSILAAVQIPFYLSDIAINPFNPEQVYISSYYSGLLDIQNNEIMGIYDENNSTIVPFAAELCLTLTADYDREGALWVTNGRVESPLNRFKDGSWTSYDLTNIINSPTSNLGFSDIVFDRSGNVFFGSYSAGIIGLNLSGNGEFKNIVEDSQNMPTPYVTSVAMDKNNQVWIGTSNGLRVIYNTTSFFSESNPQVQDIIILEDGVPKELLYQQFVSDIEVDGANNKWIAAIGSGVFYFSADGQNTIRHFTKDNSPLPSNDITDISIDEINGDVYFATRNGLVSFGSGSSETQQTLANAYVYPNPVRPTFNITEEKVKIKDISENVNIKITDIEGNLVAEAQSRTNSRYKGYNLEIDGGIAYWNGNNLANNVVKTGVYLVMLSDLDTFETKVIKVMVVR, encoded by the coding sequence ATGAAGATAATTCAAAACAAGCTATTTTTTATTTTAGCACTTTTTCTAGTGTCTAATATGGTTTTTAGCCAAGATTATTCAGCAGATTGGAAAGGGCATTTCTCATTTCTAAATATTCAGAGTGTTTCAAGAGGTGAAACTAAAATGTATGTCGCATCAGATAATGCCATCTTTAGTTTTGATACTGTTTCGCGAGAAATGGAACAAATTACTACCATTAATGGGTTATCTGGGGAGCTAATCACCACAATTTATTACAGTGAGGCTTATGGTTTAGTGCTTGTTGGTTTTGAGAATGGATTAATGGAACTATTTTTTGAAGATGATGTTGATATTTTAAGTATTGTAGATATTAAAGACAAGCAAAATATTCCGCCAGATAGTAAAAGAATTAATCATTTTAATGTGGTAAATAATCTCGTATATGTGTCCACGGATTATGGTATTTCAGTGTACGATTTAGAGAATTTGGAATTTGGTGACACCTATTTTATAGGAGACGGTGGTTCTCAAATACAGGTTAACCAAACCGCTGTTTACAATGATTTTATTTACGCAGCATGTTATGATAATGGAGGTGTTAGAAAGGCTTTAATATCAAGTCCAGATTTAATTGATTTTCAGGAGTGGAATAGGATCCGAGCAGGAAATTATCGGTTTATTCAAGAAGTTGAAAATAATTTGTACACAATAAGAAATGACCATTATCTATATAGGATTGGTGAAGATAATCTGTTTTCTGTTTTAATTAGGTATAATACATTACCAAATGATATGACGAGCGTAGATAATAAACTATTGGTTACTGAAAAGAATAAAGCGTTCATTTACGATAATGAATTTAGTGAAATAGCTGTCGTAAATCCCACTGCAGACTATCCAACTGAATTTTCATGTGCTACAATTTTTAATGACAATCAACTTTATATTGGGACCAAAAATATTTTAAATCAAGGAAAACCTGGTTTTGGAATTTTAGAAACTAATTTAAACGATTTAACAAATTTTAATGAAATCCATCCAGATGGACCATTGTTAAACACAGTTTTTTCTGTCGAAATTGAAAACAGTAATCTTTGGTGCACATTTGGAGGCTTTTCAGCTTCTTTTAGTTTTGCAGGGGGCATTGCTAGAACTGGTTTAAGTAATTATAAAAATGAACAATGGATTAATAAACCTTACGATTCTATTTTAGCAGCTGTACAAATTCCTTTTTATTTATCTGATATAGCCATTAACCCTTTTAATCCTGAACAAGTTTATATCAGCTCATATTATTCGGGATTATTGGATATTCAAAATAATGAAATTATGGGTATATACGACGAAAACAATAGCACCATTGTCCCTTTTGCAGCCGAACTATGTTTGACACTGACGGCAGATTACGATCGAGAAGGTGCCTTGTGGGTTACCAACGGACGTGTTGAAAGCCCTTTAAATAGATTTAAAGATGGTTCCTGGACATCATATGATCTAACAAATATAATAAATTCACCCACTAGTAATTTAGGGTTTTCAGATATTGTTTTTGATCGATCGGGGAACGTATTTTTTGGTTCGTATAGTGCTGGGATAATTGGGTTAAACCTAAGTGGAAACGGCGAATTTAAAAACATAGTGGAAGACAGTCAAAACATGCCAACACCCTATGTGACATCTGTAGCCATGGATAAAAACAATCAAGTATGGATAGGAACCAGTAATGGTTTACGTGTTATATATAATACTACTAGTTTCTTTTCGGAAAGTAATCCGCAGGTTCAAGATATTATCATTTTGGAAGATGGTGTCCCAAAAGAATTATTATATCAGCAGTTTGTATCCGATATTGAAGTGGATGGTGCTAATAACAAATGGATTGCCGCCATTGGTTCGGGGGTTTTTTATTTTTCAGCTGATGGTCAAAATACCATTCGTCATTTTACAAAAGATAATTCACCGTTACCAAGTAATGACATTACGGATATTTCAATAGACGAGATAAATGGTGATGTGTATTTTGCTACGCGTAATGGTCTGGTATCCTTCGGTTCTGGTAGTTCAGAAACCCAACAAACCTTGGCAAATGCCTATGTATATCCAAACCCTGTGCGACCAACATTTAATATCACAGAAGAAAAAGTAAAAATTAAAGATATTTCTGAAAACGTCAATATTAAAATTACCG
- a CDS encoding MBOAT family protein codes for MSPEGALNFSNIALPIGISFYTFQTMSYTIDVYRGQVKACKNFIDFATYVTLFPQLIAGPIVRYAVIEKELKSRTVTTSLFYEGVERFIIGLSKKMIIANNCAVLADAIFNLPPSESSMLIAWLGTIVYSFQIYFDFSGYSDMAIGLGKMFGFNFPENFNYPYISKSIREFWRRWHITLSNWFKDYLYISLGGSREGKWRTYTNLIIVFFVTGLWHGANWTFIFWGLFHGLFIIIEWNFKDTDSKRPAFLSHLYFLFVLNISWVFFRNDTMTDAFHYLMTMFNFSLETNTAFLNFYLTKEMLIVLFAALLLSTPIYKKIVSGVFNSNLTSGTKNIFFPLKLIGLFILLFICFTYIATDSYNPFIYFRF; via the coding sequence ATGAGTCCAGAGGGTGCTTTAAATTTCTCCAATATTGCGCTGCCAATAGGTATTAGTTTTTACACCTTCCAAACCATGTCTTATACCATTGATGTCTATCGCGGTCAGGTAAAAGCATGTAAAAATTTTATTGATTTCGCAACTTATGTCACTTTATTTCCACAACTCATTGCTGGTCCAATTGTAAGGTATGCTGTAATTGAAAAAGAGTTAAAAAGTAGAACGGTAACTACATCGCTTTTCTATGAAGGCGTAGAACGTTTTATAATTGGTCTTTCTAAAAAAATGATTATCGCCAATAATTGTGCGGTTTTGGCAGACGCCATTTTTAATTTACCACCATCTGAATCTTCTATGCTCATTGCTTGGCTGGGAACTATAGTTTATAGTTTTCAAATTTATTTCGATTTTTCAGGATATTCTGATATGGCAATAGGATTAGGCAAAATGTTTGGTTTTAATTTTCCCGAAAACTTTAATTACCCCTATATTTCTAAATCCATCAGAGAATTTTGGAGACGTTGGCATATAACACTTTCAAATTGGTTTAAAGATTATTTATATATTTCCCTTGGAGGAAGTCGAGAAGGCAAATGGCGCACCTACACCAATTTAATTATTGTATTCTTTGTTACAGGCTTATGGCATGGTGCTAATTGGACTTTTATATTTTGGGGACTTTTCCATGGTTTATTTATCATCATTGAATGGAATTTTAAAGACACGGATTCAAAGCGCCCGGCGTTTTTATCGCATTTATATTTTCTTTTCGTTTTAAATATTTCTTGGGTGTTTTTTAGAAATGACACCATGACTGATGCGTTCCATTATTTGATGACCATGTTCAATTTCTCACTTGAAACCAATACAGCTTTTTTAAACTTTTATTTAACCAAAGAAATGTTAATTGTACTATTTGCCGCACTTTTACTATCCACACCAATTTATAAAAAGATAGTTTCTGGTGTTTTTAACTCCAACCTAACATCGGGCACTAAAAACATATTTTTTCCATTAAAATTAATCGGTCTTTTTATTCTCTTATTTATATGTTTCACTTACATAGCAACCGATTCTTATAACCCGTTTATATATTTCCGCTTTTAA
- the gdhA gene encoding NADP-specific glutamate dehydrogenase — protein sequence MKDKIDTFLNLVKKKDGHEPEFLQAVHEVAEAVIPFIEENPKYKGKMLLERMVEPERTIVFRVPWIDDQGQTQVNRGFRVEFNSAIGPYKGGLRFHPSVNLSILKFLGFEQVFKNSLTTLPMGGGKGGSDFDPKGKSDNEVMRFCQSFMSELFRHIGPNTDVPAGDIGVGGREVGFMFGQYKRLRNEFTGVITGKGISFGGSLIRPEATGYGCVYFAQNMLATKGDSLKGKTVVVSGSGNVAQYACEKITELGGKVVTMSDSSGYIHDKAGIDAEKLAYIMDIKNVQRGRISDYLTKYSSAKFYSGDRPWSVACDVAMPCATQNELNEAEANTLIKNNVTVVAEGANMPATPEAIEAFQKAQVMFAPGKASNAGGVATSGLEMSQNSLRYNWTREEVDDKLHDIMDAIHESCVIYGKQDDGYINYVKGANIAGFVKVADAMLAQGVV from the coding sequence ATGAAAGATAAAATTGACACTTTTTTAAACTTGGTAAAAAAGAAAGATGGCCATGAACCTGAATTTCTACAAGCTGTACACGAAGTTGCGGAAGCTGTAATTCCTTTTATTGAAGAAAACCCTAAATATAAGGGAAAAATGTTGTTAGAACGGATGGTGGAGCCGGAGCGTACTATTGTATTTCGAGTGCCTTGGATTGATGATCAAGGACAAACTCAAGTAAATAGAGGATTTAGAGTGGAATTCAACTCGGCTATTGGACCCTATAAAGGAGGGTTGCGTTTTCATCCATCTGTAAACTTAAGTATTTTAAAGTTTTTAGGTTTCGAACAAGTGTTTAAAAACTCTTTAACCACCTTGCCCATGGGTGGCGGGAAGGGTGGGTCAGATTTTGACCCGAAAGGAAAAAGTGATAATGAAGTTATGCGTTTTTGCCAATCTTTTATGTCTGAATTGTTTCGGCATATTGGTCCAAATACAGATGTTCCAGCCGGTGATATAGGTGTTGGAGGTCGTGAGGTTGGTTTTATGTTTGGTCAGTACAAGCGATTGCGTAATGAATTTACGGGCGTTATAACTGGTAAAGGAATCTCTTTTGGTGGATCATTAATTCGTCCAGAAGCCACCGGTTATGGCTGTGTATATTTTGCGCAAAACATGCTAGCTACTAAAGGCGATTCGTTAAAAGGTAAAACGGTAGTAGTCTCGGGTTCTGGAAACGTTGCCCAATATGCTTGCGAGAAAATTACAGAATTAGGAGGTAAGGTTGTAACAATGTCTGATTCTTCAGGTTATATTCATGATAAAGCCGGAATTGATGCGGAAAAACTAGCCTATATAATGGACATTAAAAATGTTCAAAGAGGACGTATTAGTGATTACTTAACTAAATATTCATCTGCTAAATTCTATAGTGGTGACAGGCCATGGTCAGTGGCTTGTGATGTTGCTATGCCGTGTGCCACTCAAAATGAGTTAAATGAAGCGGAAGCAAATACGTTGATTAAAAATAATGTGACTGTTGTAGCTGAAGGCGCAAATATGCCTGCAACACCAGAAGCCATTGAAGCCTTTCAAAAAGCTCAAGTTATGTTTGCGCCAGGAAAAGCATCTAATGCTGGAGGTGTTGCTACATCAGGTTTAGAGATGAGCCAAAATTCATTGCGTTATAATTGGACTCGCGAAGAGGTAGATGATAAATTACATGATATTATGGATGCTATTCATGAATCTTGTGTTATCTATGGTAAACAAGATGATGGCTATATAAACTATGTAAAAGGAGCAAATATTGCTGGTTTTGTAAAAGTAGCCGATGCCATGCTCGCTCAAGGTGTTGTTTAA
- a CDS encoding glutamate dehydrogenase produces the protein MLKLKLLPVFILLFAGLHSGYSQLGFSHEIGAIVGPVQFRSDFGVRNHEGTNYGNSGFGIGIVHYINFAYRADCNCYSTDTYFNDHFKLRSEISFNKTKLDHHGQWAEGSGENAEKLRRHTGEANNFDIGMQLEYFPLSIREFQSFSYRLAPFISLGAHYTSYNPKAYTTYVDPATGIADNNILNANNFWDAWEPGSINPSSGSTWSMVTSVGVRYKLTTLSDLMLDLRLQTYFSDWIDGLNHQLESNKNNDYLLWLNVGYIYYLD, from the coding sequence ATGCTCAAATTGAAACTATTACCTGTTTTTATACTCCTGTTTGCTGGTTTGCATTCTGGATATTCGCAATTAGGATTTTCACATGAAATAGGTGCCATTGTTGGACCTGTTCAGTTTAGATCGGATTTTGGTGTTCGTAATCATGAAGGCACCAACTACGGAAACTCCGGTTTTGGTATTGGTATTGTTCACTATATAAATTTTGCCTACAGAGCAGATTGTAACTGTTATTCTACAGACACCTATTTTAATGATCACTTTAAATTACGAAGTGAAATATCTTTCAATAAAACAAAATTAGATCACCATGGCCAATGGGCAGAAGGTAGTGGCGAAAATGCAGAAAAACTACGAAGACATACTGGTGAAGCAAATAATTTTGACATTGGTATGCAACTGGAATATTTCCCGTTGAGCATTAGAGAGTTTCAATCTTTTAGTTACCGATTAGCGCCATTTATAAGTCTTGGTGCTCACTATACCTCGTATAACCCTAAAGCCTATACTACATATGTTGATCCCGCCACTGGCATAGCAGATAACAATATTCTTAATGCTAATAATTTTTGGGACGCTTGGGAGCCAGGCTCTATCAATCCCTCTTCAGGAAGTACTTGGTCCATGGTAACGAGTGTTGGTGTGCGTTACAAATTAACCACATTATCAGATTTAATGCTAGATTTACGACTACAAACGTATTTTAGTGACTGGATAGATGGTTTAAATCACCAATTAGAATCCAATAAAAACAACGATTATTTGCTTTGGCTTAACGTTGGATACATTTATTATTTAGATTAA
- a CDS encoding cystathionine gamma-synthase has protein sequence MKFNTKTIHGGQKLDPAYGAVMPPIYQTTTYAQSTPGGHKGFEYSRSKNPTRSALENAVASIENGNYGMAFGSGLAAIDAVIKLLEPGDEVISSNDLYGGSYRLFTSIFKKFGITFHFVDMKNANTIENYVNANTKLLWLETPTNPMMNIIDIKACAAISKKHNLLLAVDNTFATPYLQQPLELGADIVMHSATKYLGGHSDVVLGVLAVKDKELADKLYFIQNASGAVCGPQDSFLVLRGIKTLHIRMQRHCENGRAVAEYLSTHAKIENVYWPGFENHPNHVIAKTQMKDFGAMISFTTKGNNYEDAIKIVEKLKIFTLAESLGGVESLAGHPASMTHASVPKEEREKTGVVDSLIRLSVGIEDIDDLIADLKQAIG, from the coding sequence ATGAAATTCAATACCAAAACAATTCACGGTGGTCAAAAACTAGATCCAGCTTATGGTGCGGTGATGCCACCAATTTACCAAACAACAACTTATGCACAAAGTACGCCTGGAGGACATAAGGGATTTGAATATTCACGAAGTAAGAATCCAACCCGAAGCGCATTAGAAAATGCCGTTGCTAGTATTGAGAATGGTAATTACGGAATGGCTTTTGGTTCGGGATTAGCAGCAATTGATGCCGTAATCAAGTTGTTGGAGCCGGGTGATGAGGTTATTTCTTCAAACGATTTATATGGTGGGTCATATCGATTGTTTACATCTATATTTAAAAAATTCGGTATTACTTTTCATTTTGTTGATATGAAAAATGCCAATACAATTGAAAACTATGTGAATGCCAACACAAAACTGCTTTGGTTAGAAACACCAACCAACCCAATGATGAATATTATTGATATTAAGGCGTGTGCGGCCATTTCCAAAAAGCATAATTTGTTATTAGCAGTAGATAATACCTTTGCTACACCTTATTTACAGCAGCCATTGGAATTAGGAGCTGACATTGTTATGCATTCTGCAACCAAATATTTGGGTGGTCATAGTGATGTGGTATTGGGTGTTTTGGCTGTAAAAGATAAAGAACTTGCTGATAAATTATACTTTATTCAAAATGCCAGTGGTGCTGTTTGTGGTCCGCAGGATAGTTTTTTAGTTTTAAGAGGTATCAAAACATTGCATATTAGAATGCAACGTCATTGTGAAAATGGTCGTGCGGTTGCTGAATATTTAAGCACACATGCTAAAATAGAAAACGTGTATTGGCCAGGATTTGAAAATCATCCAAACCATGTGATTGCCAAAACACAAATGAAAGATTTTGGCGCTATGATTTCATTTACCACGAAAGGGAATAATTATGAAGACGCTATAAAAATTGTGGAAAAGTTGAAAATTTTCACTTTAGCGGAATCTTTAGGTGGTGTGGAATCCTTGGCTGGACATCCGGCTAGTATGACCCATGCGAGTGTTCCGAAAGAAGAACGTGAAAAAACAGGTGTTGTGGACTCCTTAATAAGGTTGAGTGTTGGGATTGAAGATATAGACGATTTAATTGCCGATTTAAAACAGGCTATCGGTTAA
- a CDS encoding DUF3298 and DUF4163 domain-containing protein: protein MQRSIVLLSLIFLIFSCEDEETKITFSEKNFTTNQNKIVEINIPQAEGIEAVKNNINTSIEAMVSASLNLDEDSVAKSMSVSESIDKFNSEYASFKSEFPESALEWEAQIDGEIMYQSEAVISVVITNYLNTGGAHGSLVVSFLNFDALTGQLLKNEQLFNDMNAFKTVAEDYFNDQIADKKELYFEPDNFVLPQNIGFNDTGVILLYNSYEVAPYSTGLTEFTIPFDDLVPYLNFM, encoded by the coding sequence ATGCAACGTTCAATTGTACTCTTATCTCTTATTTTTCTTATTTTTTCGTGTGAAGATGAAGAAACAAAAATCACATTTTCAGAAAAAAACTTTACTACCAATCAAAACAAGATTGTAGAAATAAATATACCACAAGCAGAAGGGATTGAAGCTGTAAAAAACAACATCAATACATCTATAGAAGCTATGGTTAGTGCGAGTTTAAATTTGGATGAAGATTCGGTTGCTAAAAGCATGTCCGTTTCAGAAAGCATTGACAAATTTAATTCAGAATACGCAAGTTTTAAATCTGAATTTCCTGAAAGTGCTTTAGAATGGGAAGCACAAATTGATGGTGAAATTATGTATCAATCTGAAGCCGTTATTTCCGTTGTCATCACCAATTATCTCAATACAGGAGGTGCTCATGGCAGCTTGGTTGTATCGTTTTTAAATTTTGATGCCTTAACAGGTCAATTACTAAAAAACGAACAATTATTCAACGATATGAACGCCTTTAAAACAGTGGCAGAGGATTATTTTAACGATCAAATAGCGGACAAAAAAGAACTCTATTTTGAACCTGATAACTTTGTCCTCCCTCAAAATATAGGCTTTAATGATACCGGCGTTATTCTACTTTACAACAGTTATGAAGTAGCGCCATATTCCACAGGTTTAACCGAATTCACCATTCCTTTTGATGATTTAGTGCCATATTTAAATTTTATGTAA
- a CDS encoding arsenate reductase family protein, with protein MKKVYFLKTCNTCTRIINSINWPSGFEFQDIKQDAITVKQLEAIQKLSGSYEALFSKRAKLYSEMDLKNANLTEADYKQYILEHYTFLSRPVVIFNDQIFIGNSKKTIENLKAALIE; from the coding sequence ATGAAAAAAGTTTACTTTCTAAAAACCTGCAATACCTGTACACGTATAATTAATAGCATCAATTGGCCTTCTGGCTTTGAGTTTCAAGATATAAAACAGGACGCTATAACGGTAAAACAGCTTGAAGCCATACAGAAACTATCTGGTAGTTATGAAGCACTTTTTAGCAAGCGTGCAAAACTGTATAGCGAAATGGATTTAAAAAATGCTAACTTAACGGAAGCTGATTATAAACAATATATTTTAGAACACTATACCTTTTTAAGCCGACCAGTTGTTATTTTTAATGATCAGATTTTTATAGGGAACTCCAAAAAGACAATAGAAAATTTAAAGGCAGCTTTAATTGAATAA
- a CDS encoding thioesterase family protein, with protein sequence MYTKQFEIRWSDVDANRHLANSAYTNFMSHTRMAFLIEKGFSMKELAHFNIGPVVFYEHMYYFKEVFMGKPLTVSLEVSGLSEDGMFFKFDHNFYNHKGENIAHCEMLGAWMDLKTRKLVDLPAELLEQAETFPKTKNFKYLTKEDTRVGSKKPVHLNI encoded by the coding sequence ATGTATACCAAACAATTCGAAATTCGTTGGAGCGATGTGGATGCCAACAGACATTTAGCAAATAGTGCATATACCAATTTTATGAGTCACACGCGAATGGCTTTTTTAATTGAAAAAGGGTTTTCTATGAAGGAGCTTGCACATTTTAATATTGGTCCAGTGGTTTTTTATGAACACATGTATTATTTTAAAGAAGTGTTTATGGGGAAACCATTAACGGTAAGTTTGGAAGTTTCTGGATTGAGTGAAGATGGTATGTTTTTTAAATTCGACCATAATTTCTACAACCATAAAGGCGAAAATATAGCACATTGTGAAATGCTTGGTGCTTGGATGGATTTAAAAACACGAAAATTAGTCGATTTACCTGCGGAATTATTAGAGCAAGCCGAGACGTTTCCGAAGACAAAAAATTTCAAGTATTTAACAAAAGAAGACACACGCGTAGGAAGCAAAAAGCCCGTGCATTTAAATATTTAA
- a CDS encoding YicC/YloC family endoribonuclease has product MIHSMTGYGKSVLQLPTKKVTIEVKSLNSKNLDLNARMPSIYREKELSLRKLIGNQLERGKIDFSIYVEMTGEETSTQINKPAVKHYMKQLKELVDGDDTELLKMAVRFPDALNTEREEIDENEWNLILNEVKIALQNIDTYRLDEGKALELDFRNRVQNIADILEDIIAMDPDRIEGVRERLRKGVEELKEKVDENRFEQELVFYIEKFDITEEKVRLKNHLDYFLQALNSADSNGKKLGFIGQEMGREINTIGSKSNYAPMQKLVVQMKDELEKIKEQLLNVL; this is encoded by the coding sequence ATGATACATTCAATGACTGGTTATGGGAAATCTGTTTTACAGTTACCAACCAAAAAAGTAACGATTGAAGTAAAATCGTTAAATAGTAAAAACCTAGATTTGAATGCCAGAATGCCTTCAATTTACAGAGAAAAAGAATTGAGTTTACGCAAGTTAATTGGTAATCAATTAGAACGTGGTAAGATTGATTTCTCTATTTATGTGGAAATGACTGGCGAAGAAACCAGCACACAAATTAACAAACCAGCTGTAAAACACTATATGAAGCAGCTCAAAGAATTGGTGGATGGTGATGATACGGAACTGCTAAAAATGGCTGTACGTTTTCCAGATGCGTTAAATACCGAACGTGAAGAAATTGATGAAAACGAATGGAACCTTATTTTAAATGAAGTAAAAATAGCTTTACAAAATATTGACACCTATCGTTTGGATGAAGGGAAAGCTCTAGAATTGGATTTTAGGAATCGTGTTCAAAATATCGCTGATATTTTAGAAGACATTATTGCCATGGATCCAGACCGTATTGAAGGTGTTCGTGAGCGTTTACGCAAAGGTGTTGAAGAATTGAAAGAAAAAGTGGACGAAAATAGATTTGAGCAGGAACTAGTTTTCTACATCGAAAAATTTGATATCACAGAAGAAAAAGTGCGCCTAAAAAACCATTTAGATTATTTTCTGCAGGCCTTAAATTCTGCCGATTCAAACGGTAAAAAATTAGGATTTATTGGTCAGGAAATGGGTCGTGAAATCAATACCATTGGATCCAAAAGTAATTATGCACCTATGCAAAAATTAGTCGTGCAAATGAAAGATGAATTGGAGAAAATAAAAGAACAACTCTTAAACGTACTATAA
- the gmk gene encoding guanylate kinase, whose protein sequence is MTQQTNNLTGKLIVFSAPSGSGKTTIVRHLLGLDALNLEFSISATSREKRGDEIDAKDYYFLSAQEFKNKIKADEFLEWEEVYRDNFYGTLKTEVERIWAQGKHVIFDIDVSGGLRIKRKFPKETLAVFVKPPSIDELKIRLKKRKTETDDKINMRIAKASAELATAPLFDVIIENDNLEKALVEAESLVSNFLKS, encoded by the coding sequence TTGACACAACAAACCAACAACCTTACAGGTAAACTTATTGTATTCTCTGCTCCTTCAGGATCTGGAAAAACCACTATTGTCCGTCATCTTTTAGGGTTAGACGCTTTAAATTTGGAGTTTTCTATTTCTGCTACCTCTCGTGAAAAACGCGGTGACGAAATAGACGCTAAAGACTATTATTTTCTGTCGGCTCAAGAGTTTAAAAACAAAATTAAAGCGGATGAATTTCTTGAATGGGAAGAGGTATATCGTGATAATTTTTATGGCACTTTAAAAACGGAAGTGGAACGTATTTGGGCGCAAGGCAAACATGTGATTTTTGATATTGACGTCTCTGGCGGTTTACGTATTAAGCGGAAATTCCCAAAGGAAACTCTCGCTGTTTTTGTAAAACCACCCAGCATTGACGAATTAAAAATTCGACTAAAAAAGCGTAAAACAGAAACAGACGATAAAATAAATATGCGGATTGCTAAAGCATCTGCAGAATTAGCAACAGCACCCCTTTTTGATGTTATTATTGAAAATGATAACTTGGAAAAAGCATTGGTAGAAGCCGAAAGTTTGGTTTCTAATTTTTTAAAATCTTAA
- the nadD gene encoding nicotinate (nicotinamide) nucleotide adenylyltransferase produces the protein MKIGLYFGTFNPIHIGHIIIANQLAEQSDLDQIWLVVTPQSPFKKKQSLLDNYQRLEMVFRATEEYDKLQPSDIEFALPQPNYTVNTLAHLQEKYPHHEFSLIMGEDNLKSFHKWKNYQVILDNHDIYVYPRISEGTIETQFDGHKRIHHINAPIIELSSTFIRQSIKDGINVKPMLPQTVWQYIDEMNFYK, from the coding sequence ATGAAAATAGGCTTATACTTCGGAACCTTTAACCCTATTCATATTGGACATATTATTATTGCCAATCAGCTTGCTGAACAAAGTGATTTGGATCAAATTTGGTTAGTTGTTACACCACAAAGTCCGTTTAAAAAGAAACAATCCTTATTAGATAATTACCAACGTTTGGAAATGGTTTTTCGCGCCACCGAAGAGTATGACAAACTCCAACCAAGCGATATTGAATTTGCATTGCCACAACCCAATTACACGGTAAATACTTTGGCACATTTACAGGAAAAATATCCTCATCATGAATTTTCCTTAATTATGGGTGAAGACAATTTAAAAAGCTTTCACAAGTGGAAAAACTACCAAGTTATTTTGGATAATCATGATATTTACGTCTATCCTAGAATTTCTGAAGGCACCATTGAAACCCAATTTGATGGCCATAAACGCATTCATCATATAAATGCGCCTATTATAGAACTATCTTCTACATTTATCAGGCAATCTATAAAAGACGGAATCAACGTTAAACCCATGTTGCCTCAAACCGTTTGGCAGTATATTGACGAGATGAATTTTTATAAATAA